In one Bosea sp. RAC05 genomic region, the following are encoded:
- a CDS encoding sulfite oxidase heme-binding subunit YedZ, which produces MTQWLPWLDRQGRLSGLRLGVFLLVLVPAAILAFEAWTGQLGSKPWTRAVHDTGTWSVRLLLVTLAISPLRRILDWSKLIGVRRMLGLSVLAYASAHLALYCIDLAFDWGLIVSEIVKRFYLLVGITALAGLVALGATSTDGMIRRLGTRRWQTLHNLVHPIMLLALLHFALQSKIDVTQPALMIGLFALLIVYRGLDRLKVAPTTPVLVAAALATGLATALCETAWYAFATGASAWLVFQANADVVVYQDLAALRPGHWVALAGLAVALCGAFRRRGNRPERRGRAGTPAGAVS; this is translated from the coding sequence ATGACGCAATGGTTGCCATGGCTGGACCGGCAGGGGCGCCTGTCGGGCCTGCGGCTGGGCGTCTTCCTGCTGGTGCTGGTGCCGGCCGCGATCCTCGCTTTTGAGGCCTGGACAGGGCAGCTCGGCTCGAAGCCCTGGACGCGGGCGGTCCACGACACCGGCACCTGGTCGGTGCGTCTGCTGCTGGTGACGCTGGCGATCTCGCCGCTGCGGCGCATCCTCGACTGGAGCAAGCTCATCGGCGTGCGCCGGATGCTCGGGCTCTCGGTGCTGGCCTATGCGAGCGCGCATCTGGCGCTCTACTGCATCGATCTCGCCTTCGACTGGGGCCTGATCGTCTCCGAGATCGTCAAGCGCTTCTATCTGCTCGTCGGCATCACCGCGCTGGCGGGGCTCGTCGCGCTGGGGGCGACCTCGACCGACGGCATGATCCGGCGGCTGGGCACGCGGCGCTGGCAGACGCTGCACAATCTCGTCCATCCGATCATGCTGCTCGCCCTGCTGCATTTCGCCCTGCAGTCCAAGATCGACGTGACGCAGCCGGCGCTGATGATCGGGCTCTTTGCCCTGCTGATCGTCTATCGCGGACTGGACCGGCTCAAGGTGGCGCCGACGACCCCGGTTCTCGTCGCGGCCGCCCTGGCGACGGGGCTCGCGACGGCGCTGTGCGAGACCGCCTGGTATGCCTTCGCCACGGGAGCCTCGGCCTGGCTCGTCTTCCAGGCCAATGCCGATGTCGTGGTCTATCAGGATCTCGCCGCCTTGCGGCCGGGCCACTGGGTCGCGCTCGCCGGGCTGGCCGTCGCGCTCTGCGGGGCCTTCCGCCGCCGCGGCAACCGGCCGGAGCGCCGCGGCCGGGCGGGCACGCCGGCGGGCGCGGTGTC
- a CDS encoding HAD family hydrolase, giving the protein MPTVVFDVGNVLIRWDPFRVYREMIPDDEKRTWFLQNVCTAAWNLEQDRGRSWEEGVALLVASHPEWEAQIRAYDERWHEAVPGLIEDSVSVLEELKGRGDKVYAITNFSREKWAECLVRFPFLQSFDGVVVSAHERVIKPDPAIYRILLERYDLAPADCIFVDDSARNIETARQLGMKGVHFVEPIDLRAELSRHGVAF; this is encoded by the coding sequence ATGCCCACCGTCGTCTTCGATGTCGGCAATGTCCTGATCCGCTGGGACCCGTTCCGGGTCTATCGCGAGATGATTCCCGATGACGAGAAGCGCACCTGGTTCCTGCAGAATGTCTGCACCGCCGCCTGGAATCTCGAGCAGGATCGCGGCCGCAGCTGGGAGGAGGGCGTCGCCCTGCTCGTCGCCAGCCATCCGGAATGGGAAGCCCAGATTCGGGCCTATGACGAGCGCTGGCACGAGGCCGTGCCCGGCCTGATCGAGGACAGCGTGTCCGTGCTGGAGGAGCTGAAGGGGCGCGGCGACAAGGTCTACGCCATCACCAATTTCTCGCGCGAGAAATGGGCCGAGTGCCTGGTCCGCTTCCCCTTCCTGCAGAGCTTCGACGGCGTCGTCGTCTCCGCGCATGAACGCGTCATCAAGCCCGACCCGGCGATCTACCGCATCCTGCTGGAGCGCTACGATCTCGCCCCCGCGGACTGCATCTTCGTCGACGACAGCGCCCGCAACATCGAGACCGCCCGCCAGCTCGGCATGAAGGGCGTCCATTTCGTCGAGCCGATCGACCTGCGGGCGGAGCTGTCCCGCCACGGCGTCGCCTTCTGA
- a CDS encoding sugar phosphate isomerase/epimerase family protein — MPAPGVRGIGITAGQPASDLSDLPALLDKAERLGVDTVELPTCAMDLIIGGRIRRPHLERLKQACAGRSLGYSVHGPLAINLFDDPVRLPRHFDVLRASLEIAGELGALHYVMHSGVMPLQPDEVIEAAYGRQREWLARAGDVARDCGVLLCVETMFDYQPGRLHASLPSRLAREIAAIGHAHVWATLDFSHAFLRLGSVGGDYLAEVAALAPFARHLHLHDSFGRPDAFETVFPSEKFAFGHGDIHLPVGWGAIPWEAVMERCVFPDGVLFNIELNPRLWYAVDECLATTRALAGRARTAPGNRPA; from the coding sequence ATGCCCGCCCCCGGCGTTCGCGGAATCGGCATCACGGCCGGTCAACCCGCCAGCGATCTCTCAGACCTGCCCGCGCTGCTCGACAAGGCCGAGCGGCTCGGCGTCGACACGGTCGAACTGCCGACCTGCGCGATGGACCTCATCATCGGCGGGCGAATCCGTCGGCCGCATCTCGAGCGCCTGAAGCAGGCCTGCGCCGGCCGCTCGCTCGGCTACAGCGTGCATGGTCCGCTCGCGATCAACCTCTTCGACGATCCCGTCCGGCTGCCGCGCCATTTTGACGTGCTGAGGGCCTCGCTGGAGATCGCGGGCGAGCTTGGCGCGCTCCATTACGTCATGCATTCCGGCGTCATGCCGCTGCAGCCCGACGAGGTGATCGAGGCGGCCTATGGACGCCAGCGCGAATGGCTCGCCCGCGCCGGCGACGTGGCGCGCGATTGCGGCGTGCTGCTCTGCGTCGAGACGATGTTCGACTACCAGCCCGGCCGGCTGCATGCGTCGCTGCCCTCGCGGCTGGCGCGCGAGATCGCCGCCATCGGCCATGCCCATGTCTGGGCGACGCTCGATTTCAGCCATGCCTTCCTGCGGCTGGGCTCCGTCGGCGGCGACTATCTGGCGGAGGTCGCGGCGCTGGCGCCCTTCGCCAGACATCTGCACCTGCACGATTCCTTCGGGCGGCCCGACGCCTTCGAGACGGTGTTCCCGAGCGAGAAATTCGCCTTCGGCCATGGCGACATCCACCTGCCGGTCGGCTGGGGCGCCATTCCCTGGGAGGCGGTGATGGAGCGCTGCGTCTTCCCCGACGGTGTACTGTTCAACATCGAGCTCAATCCGCGGCTCTGGTACGCCGTCGACGAGTGCCTCGCGACCACGCGGGCGCTCGCCGGACGCGCGAGGACAGCGCCGGGCAACCGCCCGGCCTGA
- the mgrA gene encoding L-glyceraldehyde 3-phosphate reductase, translating to MPSETRYDQMTYNRCGKSGLKLPALSLGLWHNFGETTAPDLGRRICRTAFDLGITHFDLANNYGPPPGSAETAFGEILRRDFAGHRDELVISTKAGYRMWPGPYGEWGSRKYLLSSLDQSLKRMKLDYVDIFYSHRFDPETPLEETMGALDSAVRQGKALYVGLSSYNARRTREAAAILRSLGTPCLIHQPSYSMINRWIEEDGLLDTLDQEGIGSIVFSPLAQGMLTSKYLGGVPEGSRAARKAPSFRDGFLSDDNLKRIAALNEIAAGRGQSLAQMAIAWVLRGGRVTSALIGASRPEQVEDCVAALKRPDFTAEELALIDRHAGEGGVNIWAASAER from the coding sequence ATGCCCAGCGAAACCCGCTACGACCAGATGACCTACAACCGCTGCGGCAAGAGCGGCCTCAAGCTTCCCGCCCTGTCGCTCGGTCTCTGGCACAATTTCGGCGAGACCACCGCGCCCGATCTCGGCCGACGGATCTGCCGCACCGCCTTCGATCTCGGCATCACCCATTTCGATCTCGCCAACAATTACGGGCCGCCGCCGGGCTCGGCCGAGACGGCGTTCGGGGAGATCCTGCGGCGCGATTTCGCCGGTCACCGCGACGAGCTGGTGATCTCGACCAAGGCCGGCTACCGCATGTGGCCGGGCCCCTATGGCGAATGGGGCAGCCGCAAATATCTGCTCTCCAGCCTCGACCAGAGCCTGAAGCGGATGAAGCTCGACTATGTCGACATCTTCTATTCGCACCGCTTCGATCCCGAGACGCCGCTCGAGGAGACGATGGGCGCGCTCGACTCGGCGGTGCGCCAGGGCAAGGCGCTCTATGTCGGGCTGTCCTCCTACAACGCCCGGCGCACGCGCGAGGCAGCCGCGATCCTGCGCAGCCTCGGCACGCCCTGCCTGATCCACCAGCCGAGCTATTCGATGATCAACCGCTGGATCGAGGAGGACGGCCTGCTCGACACGCTCGATCAGGAGGGCATCGGCTCGATCGTGTTCTCGCCCCTGGCCCAGGGCATGCTGACCTCGAAATATCTCGGTGGCGTGCCCGAGGGCAGCCGCGCCGCCAGGAAGGCGCCCTCCTTCCGCGACGGCTTCCTCTCCGACGACAATCTGAAGCGCATCGCGGCGCTGAACGAGATCGCCGCCGGCCGCGGCCAGAGCCTCGCCCAGATGGCGATCGCCTGGGTGCTGCGCGGCGGCCGCGTGACCTCGGCCCTGATCGGCGCGAGCCGCCCCGAGCAGGTCGAGGACTGCGTCGCAGCCCTGAAACGCCCCGACTTCACGGCCGAGGAACTGGCCCTCATCGACCGGCACGCCGGCGAGGGCGGGGTCAACATCTGGGCGGCGTCGGCGGAACGGTGA
- a CDS encoding D-glycero-alpha-D-manno-heptose-1,7-bisphosphate 7-phosphatase — protein MTVTVTRPPAADAMAPMAFFDRDGVLNEEVDYAFRIDQIVWVEGAFAAVRRLNRLGYRVVVVTNQSGVGRGYYTEDDVRSLHGQMNRIMLENGARIDAFYFSPHHPEAALAAYRADHEDRKPRPGMLLKAMRDFPTERERSFLVGDRDTDIQAAAAAGVRGFLFEGGNLDAFIAGQLERP, from the coding sequence ATGACGGTGACAGTGACGAGGCCTCCGGCTGCGGACGCCATGGCCCCGATGGCGTTCTTCGATCGGGACGGGGTCCTCAACGAGGAGGTCGACTACGCCTTCCGGATCGACCAGATCGTCTGGGTGGAGGGCGCCTTCGCGGCCGTTCGCCGCCTGAACCGGCTCGGCTACCGGGTCGTGGTGGTCACCAACCAGTCAGGGGTCGGACGCGGCTACTACACCGAGGACGATGTGCGCTCGCTGCATGGGCAGATGAACCGGATCATGCTCGAGAACGGCGCCCGCATCGACGCCTTCTATTTTTCGCCGCATCATCCGGAGGCGGCGCTCGCCGCCTACCGGGCCGATCACGAGGATCGCAAGCCGCGCCCGGGCATGCTGCTCAAGGCGATGCGGGACTTCCCCACGGAGCGGGAACGGTCGTTCCTGGTCGGCGATCGCGATACCGACATTCAGGCCGCCGCGGCCGCGGGGGTGAGGGGCTTCCTGTTCGAGGGCGGCAACCTCGACGCCTTCATCGCCGGCCAGCTGGAGCGGCCCTGA
- a CDS encoding class I SAM-dependent methyltransferase, which produces MKRLEMQLRIGAPQWVRTLYRISRSLTPVAPIHSLPPELLADCQFLPSRQDILNRIPPNGRVAELGVYRGDFSREIVFRNSPRELHLIDIDDSHFITLGLEGETIFRHKGLTYDVIATFPDQYFDWIYIDADHSYDGCLRDAVAAAPKLKPGGYLVFNDFAHIDPWLGRYGVCRAVVEFASTHKWPAAFFCYHPAGLYDLALKRPTDDVQP; this is translated from the coding sequence ATGAAGCGGCTGGAAATGCAGCTTCGGATAGGCGCCCCACAGTGGGTGCGGACACTCTACAGGATCAGCCGCTCGTTGACGCCCGTCGCGCCGATCCATTCGCTGCCGCCGGAATTACTCGCGGACTGCCAGTTTCTTCCTTCGCGCCAGGACATTCTCAACCGGATTCCCCCCAACGGCAGGGTGGCCGAGCTGGGCGTCTACCGCGGCGACTTCAGCCGTGAAATCGTCTTCCGCAACTCGCCACGGGAACTCCATCTCATCGACATCGACGATTCTCATTTCATCACGCTGGGCCTCGAAGGCGAGACGATCTTCCGCCACAAGGGGCTGACCTACGACGTCATCGCCACGTTTCCGGATCAGTATTTCGACTGGATCTATATCGACGCCGACCATTCCTATGACGGGTGCCTCCGGGACGCCGTGGCTGCCGCGCCGAAACTCAAGCCCGGCGGCTATCTCGTCTTCAACGATTTCGCGCATATCGATCCCTGGCTCGGACGCTACGGCGTGTGCCGGGCGGTCGTCGAATTCGCCAGCACCCACAAATGGCCGGCGGCGTTCTTCTGCTACCATCCCGCAGGACTCTACGATCTGGCGCTCAAGCGCCCGACGGACGATGTCCAGCCCTAG
- a CDS encoding glycosyltransferase family 2 protein: MTTRDLNSEAEIPRVVPSPRPLRLSAIIPNYNHGAVIGEAIRALAAQVPAPDEIVVVDDASRDDSLSVLAELAAEFPTLRVIALPANGGAIAALNRGLLESRGTYVYFGAADDVTCPGLFAAMFGILAAHPQAAFACCEGAVQDLDTGATSLRPPVRPAYSACFLSPAAVAERFRRIDNWILTGTAVVRRDLMTQNGGFDGTFGAFADAYAMRRLALLHGCCFAPHLGMVWRINSQGLSRQQAGDPVVSLATLETALAHMRADPAFPAWYPAVFARRWRFGVGRIAVASEPMNAAILMQVSARGVIGRTVLRIATTIGGRAGRLLALGWLTLRERPTSLTGLMKTFVSRRRAHRMIG, translated from the coding sequence GTGACGACACGAGATCTAAACAGCGAGGCCGAGATTCCGCGCGTTGTGCCGTCGCCGCGCCCGCTGCGCCTGAGCGCCATCATCCCCAACTACAATCACGGCGCCGTCATCGGGGAGGCGATCCGCGCACTCGCCGCACAGGTGCCCGCGCCTGACGAGATCGTCGTGGTCGATGACGCATCCCGTGACGACAGCCTCTCCGTGCTCGCTGAACTCGCGGCCGAATTCCCGACCCTTCGCGTCATCGCGTTGCCGGCCAACGGGGGGGCGATCGCGGCGCTCAATCGCGGCCTGCTGGAATCACGCGGCACCTATGTCTATTTCGGCGCCGCCGACGACGTGACGTGCCCCGGGCTTTTTGCTGCCATGTTCGGGATCCTGGCCGCCCATCCGCAGGCGGCCTTCGCCTGCTGCGAGGGCGCGGTTCAGGACCTCGACACCGGCGCGACCAGCCTCCGGCCACCCGTCCGGCCGGCTTATTCGGCCTGTTTCCTGAGCCCGGCGGCAGTGGCGGAACGCTTTCGCCGGATCGACAACTGGATCCTGACGGGGACCGCTGTCGTGCGCCGGGACCTGATGACCCAGAACGGAGGCTTCGACGGCACGTTCGGTGCCTTTGCCGATGCCTATGCGATGCGGCGGCTCGCCCTGCTCCATGGCTGCTGCTTCGCGCCCCATCTGGGCATGGTCTGGCGCATCAATTCCCAAGGCCTGTCCCGTCAGCAGGCGGGAGATCCCGTCGTCAGCCTCGCCACGCTGGAGACGGCTCTGGCTCACATGCGCGCCGACCCCGCCTTCCCGGCCTGGTACCCTGCCGTGTTTGCGCGGCGCTGGCGCTTCGGCGTGGGGCGGATCGCCGTCGCGTCAGAGCCGATGAACGCCGCGATCCTGATGCAGGTCAGCGCGCGCGGTGTCATCGGACGGACCGTGCTGCGCATCGCGACGACGATCGGCGGGCGGGCCGGTCGCCTGCTGGCGCTCGGCTGGCTGACGTTGCGGGAGCGCCCCACCTCCCTGACAGGGTTGATGAAGACATTCGTCAGCCGCCGGCGCGCCCATCGCATGATCGGGTGA
- a CDS encoding sugar nucleotide-binding protein, whose translation MTESSAYLVVGGDSFVGGSVVEALRRRGHRALASTRRRETVDADRVFLDFETPEAFRSPADVKYAYLIAAATNYDRCETDPMARVINVDLIPRTVASLLEQGLHVTFISTNSVFGGERPWPHEDDPHAPGIAYAQQKSDGEAVVLAAADRLGARDRLNITRLTKIMNATVSPVPGWVAAWKRGEAVEPFEDLVFAPISVNFVGEALATLGEKRLSGNLHLSGAENVSYVAFAHALAARLGVDKALIKPTTSLAKGIHIAFKPRFSGLGMTRTTQLSGVEPQPLDRLIDDLVADLRS comes from the coding sequence ATGACAGAGAGTTCGGCGTATCTGGTGGTGGGTGGCGACAGCTTCGTCGGCGGCAGCGTTGTCGAGGCGCTGCGGCGCCGCGGACACAGGGCGCTGGCGAGCACGCGCCGCCGGGAAACAGTCGACGCCGACCGCGTTTTCCTCGATTTCGAGACGCCTGAAGCGTTCCGCAGCCCAGCGGATGTGAAATACGCCTATCTGATCGCCGCAGCGACGAACTACGACCGCTGCGAGACCGACCCGATGGCGCGCGTCATCAATGTCGATCTCATCCCGCGGACGGTCGCGTCGCTGCTGGAGCAGGGGCTCCATGTCACGTTCATCTCGACCAACTCGGTCTTCGGGGGCGAGCGCCCCTGGCCGCATGAGGACGATCCCCACGCCCCGGGCATCGCCTATGCGCAGCAGAAATCGGATGGCGAGGCCGTCGTTCTGGCGGCTGCGGACCGGCTGGGTGCGCGCGACCGGCTCAACATCACGCGCCTGACCAAGATCATGAATGCGACCGTCTCCCCGGTTCCCGGCTGGGTCGCCGCCTGGAAGCGCGGCGAGGCGGTCGAGCCTTTCGAGGACCTCGTCTTCGCGCCGATCTCGGTGAATTTCGTCGGCGAGGCACTGGCGACGCTGGGTGAGAAGCGGCTGTCTGGCAATCTCCATCTCTCGGGCGCGGAGAATGTCAGCTATGTGGCGTTCGCCCATGCGCTGGCGGCCCGGCTCGGCGTGGACAAGGCGCTGATCAAGCCCACGACATCGCTCGCCAAGGGCATTCACATCGCCTTCAAGCCGCGTTTCAGCGGGCTGGGGATGACCAGGACCACGCAACTCAGCGGTGTCGAGCCGCAGCCGCTGGATCGCCTCATCGACGATCTGGTTGCGGATTTGCGCAGCTGA
- a CDS encoding class I SAM-dependent methyltransferase, protein MSDFIHRGSCRLCDSKNLERVVDLDPIPLSENYTSDSASAKARKRYPVDVYMCADCGHVQQLDVINSKDLWASYTYYSGEAKGMPEHFQQVADRILAKAAPEKGALVIDIGSNDGSLLKPFQKVGMAVLGIDPAEEAAQRANDAGVETVCSLMTRELAEKIRAERGPAQVICAFNVFAHADDLGEMADCVRIMLAPDGLFFFEAQYLLDIIDGVLIATIFHEHMSHHSVTPLTRFLDAHGLELIAVQRARIQHGSLIGTVQLKGAGRPVEASVGEVLALEAQRNLTQLDTLREFGRTIATLRSKTAALIQGFKAQGKTIAGYGAARSGPTLITQLGLSGALDYIVDDHPQKVGKYETGDGVFIVPTAELLARQPDYTVILAWVHSQKIIDTNQEYLKRGGHFIVLCPETRVVGKDGDVKI, encoded by the coding sequence ATGAGCGACTTCATCCACCGCGGCTCGTGCCGCCTCTGCGACTCGAAGAACCTCGAGCGCGTCGTGGATCTCGACCCAATCCCGCTCTCGGAGAACTACACCTCCGACTCGGCCTCGGCGAAGGCGCGCAAGCGCTATCCGGTCGATGTCTACATGTGCGCCGATTGCGGCCATGTGCAGCAACTCGACGTGATCAACTCCAAGGATCTCTGGGCCTCCTACACCTATTATTCGGGTGAGGCGAAAGGCATGCCGGAGCACTTCCAGCAGGTCGCAGACCGCATCCTCGCTAAGGCTGCGCCCGAGAAGGGCGCGCTGGTGATCGACATCGGCAGCAATGACGGTTCGCTGCTGAAGCCCTTCCAGAAGGTCGGCATGGCCGTGTTGGGCATCGACCCTGCGGAGGAAGCCGCGCAGCGCGCCAACGATGCCGGCGTCGAGACCGTCTGCTCGCTGATGACACGCGAGTTGGCCGAGAAGATCCGGGCCGAGCGCGGACCGGCTCAGGTGATCTGCGCGTTCAACGTGTTCGCCCATGCCGACGATCTCGGCGAGATGGCTGATTGCGTTCGCATCATGCTGGCCCCCGACGGGCTGTTCTTTTTTGAGGCGCAGTATCTCCTCGACATCATCGACGGCGTGTTGATCGCGACGATCTTCCACGAGCATATGAGCCACCATTCGGTGACGCCGCTGACGCGCTTCCTCGATGCGCACGGGCTCGAGCTGATCGCGGTCCAGCGCGCCCGCATCCAGCACGGATCGCTCATCGGCACCGTCCAGCTCAAGGGCGCGGGGCGTCCGGTCGAGGCGTCGGTCGGAGAGGTGCTGGCCCTCGAAGCGCAGCGCAACCTGACGCAACTCGACACGCTGCGTGAGTTTGGCCGCACGATCGCGACCCTGCGCAGCAAGACGGCCGCCCTCATCCAGGGCTTCAAGGCGCAGGGCAAGACGATTGCGGGCTATGGTGCGGCGCGCAGCGGGCCGACCTTGATCACCCAGCTCGGACTGTCCGGGGCGCTCGACTACATCGTCGACGACCATCCGCAGAAGGTCGGAAAATACGAGACCGGCGACGGCGTCTTCATCGTGCCGACGGCCGAGCTTCTGGCCCGGCAGCCCGACTACACCGTTATTCTGGCCTGGGTCCATTCGCAGAAGATCATCGATACCAATCAGGAATACCTGAAGCGGGGTGGGCATTTCATCGTGCTCTGCCCGGAAACGCGCGTCGTCGGCAAGGACGGGGACGTCAAGATCTGA
- a CDS encoding class I SAM-dependent methyltransferase, translating to MDTQKTKEPQYQVIVEAATKRGVETFGLRSSESWHEDPKHLVFRLARYKFVAKMFSGRKHVLEVGCGDAFGTRIVQAEVGKLTGIDFDPVFIDDVNARMVDRWKFDAKVHDMLDGPVPGEFDGVYALDVLEHIDPAQEKLFLKNSFAPLGRDGAGIIGLPSLESQPYASPQSKAGHVNCKSAPELKKLMQEYFHNVFVFSMNDEVVHTGFHKMANYVFAIGAGRRD from the coding sequence ATGGATACGCAGAAGACCAAGGAACCGCAGTATCAGGTCATCGTCGAAGCCGCGACCAAGCGCGGCGTCGAGACCTTTGGCCTGCGCAGCAGCGAGAGCTGGCACGAGGACCCCAAGCACCTCGTCTTCCGGCTGGCGCGCTATAAGTTCGTCGCCAAGATGTTCTCGGGCCGAAAGCACGTGCTCGAGGTCGGTTGCGGCGATGCCTTCGGCACCCGCATCGTCCAGGCCGAGGTCGGAAAGCTGACCGGCATCGATTTCGACCCCGTCTTCATCGACGACGTCAACGCGCGGATGGTGGATCGCTGGAAGTTCGACGCCAAGGTCCATGACATGCTCGACGGGCCGGTTCCCGGCGAGTTCGACGGCGTCTACGCGCTGGACGTGCTGGAGCACATCGACCCGGCTCAGGAGAAGCTGTTCCTGAAGAACTCCTTTGCGCCGCTCGGCCGCGATGGCGCCGGCATCATCGGCCTGCCCTCGCTCGAGAGCCAGCCCTATGCCTCTCCGCAGTCCAAGGCCGGTCACGTCAACTGCAAGTCGGCGCCTGAGCTGAAGAAGCTGATGCAGGAGTATTTCCACAACGTCTTCGTCTTCAGCATGAACGACGAGGTCGTCCATACAGGCTTCCACAAGATGGCGAACTATGTCTTCGCCATCGGCGCGGGCCGGCGCGACTGA
- a CDS encoding WbuC family cupin fold metalloprotein — MDELPARLRTISPEVLYSDGGFLAVDGSIVEILKQRAGVAPRRRCRLCFHADSSDAQQEMLIVMHRDSYVQPHCHIGKVETLSIIEGTADALLFSADGALTGTVPMSPAAQGGAFFYRMPEGQYHSLRFRSEWLVFLETTIGPFDRSTTRTGSWSPPETEPAAGHAFLAALRGSLA; from the coding sequence ATGGACGAGTTGCCGGCGCGTCTGCGGACGATATCTCCCGAGGTCCTGTATTCTGACGGCGGCTTCCTCGCCGTCGATGGGTCGATTGTCGAGATCCTGAAGCAACGTGCCGGGGTGGCGCCGCGTCGCCGCTGCAGGCTCTGCTTCCATGCTGACAGCAGCGACGCCCAGCAGGAGATGCTGATCGTCATGCACCGCGATTCCTACGTGCAGCCGCATTGCCATATCGGCAAGGTCGAGACGCTCTCGATCATCGAAGGGACAGCGGATGCCCTGCTGTTTTCAGCCGATGGCGCGCTGACCGGGACGGTGCCGATGTCGCCGGCCGCGCAAGGCGGCGCGTTCTTCTATCGAATGCCGGAAGGGCAGTATCACAGCCTGCGCTTCCGTTCCGAATGGCTCGTCTTCCTCGAAACCACGATCGGCCCCTTCGACCGCTCGACGACGCGGACGGGAAGCTGGTCCCCGCCGGAGACCGAACCGGCCGCTGGCCACGCCTTCCTCGCCGCCCTGCGCGGCTCTCTGGCCTGA
- a CDS encoding class I SAM-dependent methyltransferase, whose amino-acid sequence MACLVCGSASVVERLDVGHHPVATFYLERQDAPERDFRLAVGQCRDCGTIQSTQIVPHDALIPPYDWLFAREPEEHLDEVVDQIAALPGLGPDSVIGALTYKDDTTVERFRRKGFTNTWRVKLDEDLGVENPAANIETVQKLTNPVTMAEIAARRGAADVLIVRHITEHAENLIAFIEGLAALVKPGGVLMLEVPDCTDNLRLKDYCMIWEEHSLYLTPATFAALSSIGGFEPIRTDVYPRPFENSLVQLARKTGTPGKVRISAEAKAQVGLLEAYADAYEPAKRELRAKLERVRAEKGPIALFGAGHLACAFANFMAVADLIDFVADDTPQKIDKFLPGARLPILPSAALVERKVAVCLLALSINNEDAVIGRNAAFTQAGGEFRSIFRASSRSIFHD is encoded by the coding sequence ATGGCTTGTCTGGTTTGCGGCTCAGCATCCGTGGTGGAACGGCTCGATGTCGGGCATCATCCCGTTGCGACCTTCTACCTTGAGCGCCAGGATGCGCCGGAGCGGGATTTCCGCCTTGCGGTCGGTCAGTGCCGCGACTGCGGAACGATCCAGAGCACGCAGATCGTGCCCCATGACGCATTGATCCCGCCTTATGACTGGCTGTTCGCGCGCGAGCCGGAGGAACATCTCGACGAGGTCGTCGACCAGATCGCGGCGCTTCCCGGTCTCGGTCCCGACAGCGTCATTGGCGCGCTGACCTACAAGGACGACACCACCGTCGAGCGCTTTCGCCGCAAGGGCTTCACCAACACCTGGCGGGTGAAGCTCGACGAGGACCTGGGTGTCGAGAACCCGGCGGCCAATATCGAAACGGTGCAGAAGCTGACCAATCCGGTCACGATGGCTGAGATCGCGGCGCGCCGCGGCGCGGCCGATGTCCTCATCGTTCGGCACATTACCGAGCATGCCGAAAACCTGATCGCGTTCATCGAGGGACTGGCGGCGCTGGTGAAGCCCGGCGGCGTGCTGATGCTGGAGGTGCCCGACTGCACGGACAATCTCCGCCTGAAGGACTATTGCATGATCTGGGAGGAGCATTCGCTCTATCTCACTCCGGCGACCTTCGCCGCCTTGAGCTCGATCGGCGGCTTCGAGCCGATCCGCACCGACGTCTATCCGCGTCCCTTCGAGAATTCGCTGGTTCAACTGGCCCGCAAGACCGGGACGCCTGGAAAGGTCAGGATTTCCGCCGAGGCCAAGGCCCAGGTCGGGCTGCTCGAAGCCTATGCGGATGCGTACGAGCCGGCCAAGCGCGAACTGCGCGCCAAGCTCGAGCGCGTGCGTGCCGAGAAAGGGCCGATCGCCCTCTTCGGCGCAGGCCATCTCGCCTGCGCCTTCGCCAACTTCATGGCTGTCGCCGACCTGATCGACTTCGTCGCGGACGACACGCCTCAGAAGATCGACAAGTTCCTGCCGGGCGCGCGCCTGCCGATCCTGCCGTCGGCGGCCCTGGTCGAACGCAAGGTCGCCGTCTGCCTGCTGGCGCTGTCGATCAACAACGAGGACGCCGTGATCGGCCGCAACGCCGCCTTCACGCAGGCCGGTGGCGAATTCCGCTCGATCTTCCGGGCGAGCTCGCGGTCGATCTTCCACGACTAG